The genomic window NNNNNNNNNNNNNNNNNNNNNNNNNNNNNNNNNNNNNNNNNNNNNNNNNNNNNNNNNNNNNNNNNNNNNNNNNNNNNNNNNNNNNNNNNNNNNNNNNNNNNNNNNNNNNNNNNNNNNNNNNNNNNNNNNNNNNNNNNNNNNNNNNNNNNNNNNNNNNNNNNNNNNNNNNNNNNNNNNNNNNNNNNNNNNNNNNNNNNNNNNNNNNNNNNNNNNNNNNNNNNNNNNNNNNNNNNNNNNNNNNNNNNNNNNNNNNNNNNNNNNNNNNNNNNNNNNNNNNNNNNNNNNNNNNNNNNNNNNNNNNNNNNNNNNNNNNNNNNNNNNNNNNNNNNNNNNNNNNNNNNNNNNNNNNNNNNNNNTGGCGTCACATTCCTACCACGGACAACCCAGCGGATCTCATATCCCGAGGACAATCGCCCGAAGACTTTGTACGATCAACAATTTGGCAACATGGACCGGAGTGGCTACAACAATCTGAAGAATACTGGCCGACGTGGAACCCAGTACCAGTATCATCACAAATCGAAATACCGGAGCAGAAGAAGGCGACCTGTCTGTTCGTGACTCCCGCCGACCACAGTCTACTGGAGAGATTCTCCTCTTGGCCAAAACTGATTAGAATCACCGTTCGTTGCCTCCGGTGGAGACAAAAACAGGATCGCGGTAGACCTTTAACCATTCATGATTTAATTGGTGCGCACAACAAACTTGTCCAGTTATTACAGCTCTGCTATTTTCCAGATGAGATCCGTATTTTCCGAGCTGATCGACACTCTGCAGTGAAGGGGAAACTACAACGGCTCAATCCATTTCTGGACAAGGACGGGATGTTGCGAGTCGGAGGCCGTCTCACTCACTCAACAATGTCTTTCACTCAGAAACACCCAATCATTCTGCCAAAGTCTTCCGTTACAGCACTTATAATCGAGCATGAGCACCTCCTAAACCTCCACTCCGGAACTCAAGCTACTTTATATGCCTTGAGAAAATCCTATTGGCCTATCGACGGCCGTAGTCAAGTTTGGAGCACGCTGAAGAAGTGCGTCCGTTGCTGCAGAGCCAATCCACCTCCAATGAATTATGTCATGGGCGATCTCCTAGCCGCACGAATAACAGAATCTCGGCCGTTTACCAACGTCGGAGTCGACTACTGCGGACCCTTTCACATCAAAGAACGAAAGGACCGCAACCGACGTAAAGTCAAGGTATATGTAGCAATCTTCATATGTCTTGCAGTTAAAGCAGTCCACATCGAGCTGGTCAGCGACCTCACTGGCGAGGCCTTTATTGCTGCTCTGCGAAGATTCATTGCTCGCCGAGGATTCTGTCTAACGATATACTCAGACAACGGTACCAATTTCGTTGGCGCCAACAACGAACTACGAGAGCTCCGAAACCTCCTGCAGTCCGACGATCACAAGGTAAAGGTGAACCTTTGATACCGACGGATCGAATGGCGCTTCATTCCGCCCAACTCACCCCACTTTGGCGGGTTATGGGAGGCTGCAGTGCAATCCTTCAAACGACACCTCAGACGTGTCGTAGGTAACGAGCTCCTTACTTTCGAAAATATGAACACATCATTGAGATCGAGGCTATCCTCAATTCCCGTCCGCTTACTCCAATATCTACAGATCCAAACGATCTCCTTGTCCTTACTCCCTGTCACTTCCTCATCGAAGACGCATTAATTAGCATTCGAGAACGAGATTTCAGGGATACTCCATCCAATCGTCTCTCAAGCTGGCAACACCTCCAGAAAATCAAACAGCACTTCTGGCGCCGTTGGCATCGAGAATATCTCAACGAGCTAAACATTCGGAACAAATGGAGCAAGGGGAGTCACGGCATACGAGAAGGCACCATCGTCATACTCAGAGAAGACAACGTTCCCCCAATGCAGTGGCCATTGGGCAGAGTCATCAAGGTACAACCCGGCGCAGACGGCATCATACGAACGGCCACCGTCCGAACGGCAACGAGCACACTGGATCGGAGCATCAAGCGGATGGTACCACTACCAAGCAGATCGACACCAGAGGACACCGACGCCATCATCAACAGCGAGGAATTTTGAAGAGATCCACCTCACAGCATCACAACACAGCATTTGATCGGTACTCTCTCAACGGGGGGAGGATGTTACGCCACGTGGATTTCCAGAggccgttattcctaaccgtcgctcgtggcatcgcagtATCGCGAGCGAACCGTCTCAAGTAGCTCAACAcatacaatgtagcggccaacatcaaacagagagttcgagaaacgtcgattcgtttcgttatttcaaacactcataaggtgacacgcgtgatctgtggcgtgatcggtggcgtgacccgagcatggtggggatcgtctcccatgaaacacaaagggcccatcgaagggcaatcagtatcgatcgaggatccaAACCATAAACACTAACGTCTTCAACGAATTATAAGTCGtccaaatacaaaacacattgtaaagtcgagtcgaatcattacACCAAATTCACTGTATCATCTGTCtaataatttgtggcgcatCACTATcctgttgtttatatatatatatatatatatatatatatatatataNtatatatatatatatatatatatatatatatatattgtcaaatatataattttagttaactctgttaattcagtgttaatttcaactaaccacctctgtcatcttaacagacacagaggaacgactaattcgcggcgtcgattttctgaatcgtagcgagaatttacgcctcccgctgacgcgctttcctcgcgatcgcatctctccgcgaacggtcgtaacaacCTTTTTAATACATGGATTATCCTCGGTAGCGGTGGACAGCCCTTTATTGCCTGACGCATTGTAGttatcaaaaatttgttacatgACGATTGCATGATACAATTAGGGCACATTTTTGACAAGGACTAATTTGTTTACATCATTATTCCACAAGATATGAAGATAAAGTTCAATTCAACGTAAAGTTCAAGATAAAACCAAAATggaactatatatttttcttgacaTGATTCGATAGTACCTATTTTACAAGATGCAATATTTGATACGTGGCACTTCAGACGCTAACAAGACCACCAGTCGCGCTTTTGACCCACTTGAGGAATGTTTTCCCGCAAAAATCAGTCAATTTATTAGCacaatatctaaaaaattaattgaaatcggTAATATACATGAAAGGTTAATGAGAATACATTTTGAAAAGCATTATCAAATGATGccaaaaaaaatagataattcTTGATAAAAACGGAACTACATCTCCGtatgtaaaaagataataatataaaaaatatggttTTTTATggttaattacatatattaaatttctgtttttttacAATCACAATTGagcaaaatttgatttatatattaaataataaataacaaattaaaatagcattttaattttgtataagaattaaatttcttctttaaataataatcgtttaGACGGtaccaaaaataatttatttattatttatagttgtaaatgaaattttattttctatttggaTTAATTCTGACACcaaatgataatatataaatatgttttgtttTTGTCGTATTTATCTCATTTTGTACAATGaaaaaatcatataattaatatgattGTTTTTCAATAGGCAGATCGCAATTCATATTATTCTTacctaatattattaaaaattacaagttgTAATTTACAGTGAGTTTTCTGTTTGAAACGTTATATTTATGTGGAAATAAATTTGCTCAACGAccgataaataacaaataaaagtaataaataaagacTAAAATCGTATTTGTAAATAACGATTGATCtcattatattaaacaatttctttaaacttgtccaaataacagataattcgcctttgctttttatttgaactctccgaaaatttattctatttaagcGTTTCACGTCGATTGCGTGAAGCAATTCGAAGAATTTGTGAAACgataatttgtagaaattgtaCTACTATAACACATCAGCTCATGAGTCACTATTGACTCGGGAGTTTCTCGCAAACAATGACATTTACAGTCACCATATTGCGATTATTTGTTATTCTccataatgaaaaaataaaacaaaaatcgtTATGCGAACTATGCActatagaagaaagtgcttTCAGAAATATGTTAATGATTGAAGGACACGCtggcaaaaatatattgtattctGTTGAAGTTGACTGATggaagaacgagtggatgaatttgtaatagaaaaatatattgaaataaataaaggtataagtataagtataatgtataagtatAAGATTATGCTGATTCAGATCCTTACTCCcttagtgttacaatacaatagaatcGATAGGGAGCacattcatatatttacagCAAAGGACATTATCAAGAAAGTTAACTTTATAGCTTTAGCTAAAGGCTACaaggaacataaatagaaatctatttattagttcctttgttcctggaccttgtaacccaaagCACAATGTATATTCAAgggtacaataatatggacctctccttatttagaataattttgtttcgctaaattctattttttgaGTGATAGAGGTCTCTgggtcacggatatacataaataaatatgtagagtttttcttgaagtagtTACTTCAACATATTCAAAGGGAATAACTTAAATATAgacgaacaaataaatattttctcaaataagaaaaaaattcaacgatcaTTTTGATCACGCAGGAGGGGGaggggagaaaaagaggaaagtaaAATGATATGCAGCTTGGTAGAGGTTCATAAGAAAACTTTGAGGAAattgtgaaagaaaaatgtctcAGACATGaaacgtattatataaaatatactttatatattctattttggttcatatatataatgtaaaaaatgtatatgtaatacaaaACGGAAGTAGAATATAAGTACTAATGTTTAATCTGAGTTTCTGTAATTTTGatagttttgtatttttttatttttatatttttatactttctatatttttgtacttttgtatttttaaacgttttctataattttatactcaAGTAATAGTATAACAAGAAGAATACGAAAAGTGAGGGATGGTAACGCAAGTAACGATATGTGAATGTTACGCGTGCGCAAAATAACCAGGAGAGGTTGTATAAGAAACGAGAGTTCGTTGGACAAAGAGAACGTTTTTCAGGAATACGTTATGTTTATGTAAaccaaagaattaaaaaataaataaataaaatcgggTAACTACTTAGTTACCTAATACCACACCATACCATAGTTAACTaattagaagagaaaaaggaaaacattcGCTAAACGAAATGGCGCGATCAACCTCCGAAAGCAAGGTTGCGATGGTGGCGTTAACAGTTGGGTTGCAAGAcacaaacaatttcaaattggaGTTCAACCGCTAATCGCGACAAGGCAACGGTgatttttactcttttctaTACGCAGGCGGCACGTTATAAATAGAGATCTCACTCTGCTcgtgcaatatttttaattatatttttaatacagcgCTTATCGCATCGAGCAACATCATGGCCATTTGTAAACATTCATTGGTAAAGACACGCAGTACATCATTTAAATTCGTCATAATAAAAAGGAGAACGCATGATTACATGCATTTCgcaataaagataataaaaaaaagactcACCATACCAACGAAGGGGAAGATTTATATTGATTTACCTTACAGGAAAATAGGTTTAGTTGAATAACACGAAATCCATGCACAAGTTTCTGGAGATCCAAAGACTTTGAGCACCCTAAGAAATTAAAGCAAGTTAgataaaagcaaaaataaacataattatttaataagtgTATcgtattgaattatatatttaatgcatataattaacttaaaatattacaatattttgtcattatatgtttgaatttcatcaaatgcttttaaagaagcaaattttgataaaaacaaataattcagagcgttaaaatagaaaattgtattatctttataacgtaatttattgataaattataaatgtatttataactataatattCAGAATTTCGCAAAATATTCTCACGATATATCTTGTTTCACTTGCTAAAACTTTCTAACGGATTGTTATTTAACATACATGATTAAAGCACACTCTTCTTTTAATCATTGATCAATCAAATTGGTGCTgttcttaaaattttaacgaattccATGATCAATGTTTCacaatatatagaaaaaaataattttaaagcgATCTGATCTACATAAAAAGAGAACATTCTCAAGTGTAACATTACaatgttgtaatatttttacatttataaaagaaatgttgacatatttaaacgaaataattcatCAGCGCTTCACATATTttggattattaaaatataatttcacttGATACAATCCTCGGCGGGtcaaaagtttttaaaattaatgaaagtgtacattattgtatatttaataatagtaataattgtacatataagttataacaaaaAGTAGAAGAGCAAACAAAGGTTCAATACTTCAATGCGTGCTTATcatatattaatgttaatacaaataaagattttaacatatattaacgcattgaaaaattgttgtttgtATATATAAGTAACTACGTGCTTTAAAATCTATGTATCAATATTAGTGGTTTCTTGCCTGTTATTTCATAtctaatacaattttatatctatactcacaatttaatttatgaattgtaACAATGATATATGAGCAATATGGATATCATTAACTACTGCTGGAATACATTTGAAACAATCTTGGCAGTTCAATCTTCTGATTCCATAAGAATCTATATATACATCTATATATGGGTGCTACCTTTATTTACTCTGCAACATAAACGAAttgatattgtaattttactgTGAAACTTTACAAGACCATGATATAAGAAGAgcatataaacatatatatacatatttgcaaatatatacaattttcatagACACCTGAAATCTAGCCCATATCGCTTCATGACTTTGAGCATTCTTTGAACGTATTTCAtgcgaataataatatttacattgggatacctttttattttttcatgaacaaaaaattttgttgttata from Bombus pyrosoma isolate SC7728 linkage group LG8, ASM1482585v1, whole genome shotgun sequence includes these protein-coding regions:
- the LOC122570291 gene encoding uncharacterized protein LOC122570291 → MGIKIVVKVSAIVVAPVFGIATTMQFLVKLSCIAGQSPEDFVRSTIWQHGPEWLQQSEEYWPTWNPVPVSSQIEIPEQKKATCLFVTPADHSLLERFSSWPKLIRITVRCLRWRQKQDRGRPLTIHDLIGAHNKLVQLLQLCYFPDEIRIFRADRHSAVKGKLQRLNPFLDKDGMLRVGGRLTHSTMSFTQKHPIILPKSSVTALIIEHEHLLNLHSGTQATLYALRKSYWPIDGRSQVWSTLKKCVRCCRANPPPMNYVMGDLLAARITESRPFTNVGVDYCGPFHIKERKDRNRRKVKVYVAIFICLAVKAVHIELVSDLTGEAFIAALRRFIARRGFCLTIYSDNGTNFVGANNELRELRNLLQSDDHKVKVNL
- the LOC122569980 gene encoding uncharacterized protein LOC122569980, translated to MALHSAQLTPLWRVMGGCSAILQTTPQTCRSWQHLQKIKQHFWRRWHREYLNELNIRNKWSKGSHGIREGTIVILREDNVPPMQWPLGRVIKVQPGADGIIRTATVRTATSTLDRSIKRMVPLPSRSTPEDTDAIINSEEF